A stretch of DNA from Ptychodera flava strain L36383 unplaced genomic scaffold, AS_Pfla_20210202 Scaffold_54__1_contigs__length_889265_pilon, whole genome shotgun sequence:
TTAAGAACATTGACTTTTCAACACCTGTTTGACATGTCgtaatttcaaaactatagttTGACGAGAGATCGTTCACATGGCTTGTCACACTCAACGCGGCAGCACAAAATCCGAAACCAGATTTCTAACATGCATGAACACACATCTGTCTCAAAACTTTACAACTCGGTTATTGATGATAAGGGTAGACGTTTCTTGAAGGagcaattgatatttatgattTGTAACTTTATTGGCAATTGATAAGCTTAGATCACAGTATCAATGCATACTATGGTTGTAAGGTTTTGTGTGGCCTTGAAAAGGAACCTTTTTGCCACGTTTGACCCCTTTCATCGGAACTTCACGAAAATCTGCCGTCCAATCGTTTGATGAATTCCGGCATTATGATGCCGTAGAAAAACACCGACATGTTGACACTGGATCCATCCGGTATGACATATTCAATTTTATGCCCCCTGTTTCCTAAGCCTCCTAGCCCCTCCAGTATGCAGAATACTACTTCCTTTGAAGTAGAAATGCCGATGACTTGATGTTCTGTACTTGCTGCAtctttaaacaaaacaaaacaaaacaaacaaaagaacagaaaacaaaacagaCAGGCTGAttgacagagacagacagacatgcaggcaggcaggcaggcagacacacggacagacagacaggcaggcaggcagacagacagacaaacatattGATGCATGACTTCGGAAATAACTTAATTTGATGTCATTAATGTGTATCATTAGCAACACCATGAAGATTACCTGTTCTGTATAATCTggtttgtaaataaattttctCAGCAACATCATCATTTATTCCCTGTACATGCCATTATTTCTCATCACTATGGCAAAGAATTTCTTATCAATTCTAAAGACATTCACAATCATATGACGGTTATTTTTTTCACCGAATGTTTTCTTTAAAAGTCATGTAGGGGACGTCTCGACGTCGTCTCCTACACCGGGAAGTGTTTTTTATATTAATATATCGATACAAGTAAATCCAAGAATCCTCTTTCCAAgaggaaaattaaaaaagacaATAGGTTCACTGGTACGACATGGCCGGCAAGGCACGTTGTTTCGCAGTTGATGTCGCGTAATGTTTCTAAGTGCCAATAACTCCAGCTAGTAAGAAAAGTACCGACCAGTGAGTATCGATAGTAGAATAATCAACAGATTATGATAGAGTCAGCCATTATACGTATCACGAAATTATGAGTTATAAGAATACAATGTGAAACTCGCATAATTACATTTTTCTCCTACCCATGGCGTTAGTTTGAGAGATCCTTGTTAaggtaaatttgtatttatttcgTAAGACTTGTAGTCCATATCGTCATGATATGCCTATTTTTGGCAATCAGTAGGTAATATTACCCCCGCCTTTTGAACGGAGTTGTAACCTCTCACAGGTAgtcttgtatattaaaacaCATGTCACAACAAGGTTtgcattaaaatatgaaaacaatccCTTCTATTACTAAAGTGGTAGAAAGACAGACTGCAATATTGCAGTAGTTAGGTTAACTCAGTTGCGCTAACGCACGTAACAAAGTAACCAGAGGTGACTTTATTTCTGATCCCCAGTTATAATAATGTTTGGGTAAGACAACGATGAGCGTCATAGATGACACTCATCGTTGTCTTGCCCAAACATTATTAACCGGAGATATGCAATTTTTCATCTTCGGTACACCATTTACAATACGTAGCAAATACTCTATGCTCCACGGAGGCCCAGAGCATCTAAgatctttattattttattaaatgcCATTTCATTTTACTAAACGCAATAAAGAAGAATTTCATCATCGGATCATGGAGAATCCATCGGAGCAGAGTCTGAGCAATTAGACTGAAAACGTCCAACTGTATTACAGTCGTAGATACATTTAAACTTTCCTTTTACAAATTCATTCAACTCacttttttcatttgaaagatcACAAGTTTACGATGATAAATTAATCGACAATTTCAACCGAGTCCTCCAATAATAAATAAACGCTTTCTTATCAGTACGTATCGGTGTTAAAGTGGAGGTGTGTTTGGCACTGGACCATTTCGGATCAGGTAACTGAGACGAGACAGAACACGAAATGAACCCATGTCAAACAGCCCGCCACTTGAAGTGCTGCATGAGCAACGAAGTGACCTTGAGAAATTAAATTGCCTATTCAGAGCTGACGGTTTATCGTGCACACTAAAACAATGTCAGAAGAACTGGAAATGTAGCttggtttttgtgtttttggtgtGGATTCTATATTGTGTAGTACAGTAGGCGTCACAGAACTCATTCACAACTTTTATTCCCGACACGCAATATGCTTTCAATTTTCTCTCAACTTCTCTCAAATAATCGATACACTAGTATGCCGGTGTTCAAAGAGAGGAGTTAGTGCTTTAGGAAATAAAACCATTTAATTTGTGTCAGGGGTATGATAATAATTAATGTAACTTGGCTTGGTGCTTATTGAAACATCTCGCCACACGTTTTTATATATCGCAAAATATCACGCTACATTGTTTGGTGTGTACCCAGCCTGTGTCGCACCAGCACTGCACCAGCATTGTTTTGGCATACATGTGGTTCAGTGCATTATTACAATTATATAAAGTTATTATACggaaataccgcaaaggatgcttCGCATGGATGCGATGCGTGGCGctatgtccgagtgcatccctTTCTGtcattttcgtaataaccttattattgcattcgtgactggggcatcaattGTTAGAgtaatgaccgttttcgtgcaatgtcaataATTTATCTTCCATTTATAGTATAActgtggaacgctatctcggtCGCACTTCTGCTAGTTCTGGATAGTGTGTGTGTACTGCATTGCACACGTACGTACACAGCGCATGCGAGATATGTTCTGGCACTTGTCCaagagtcccttgaaaccgttcaataGTGAACGCACAGATACAGCGGCAagggatggggcgccttgaaaccgtacgggAAATACCTTCGGAACGCCACAGAGTGCCCTCCAAGGCTATGCGGTTCTGTTTTTATTACCGATGATCTCCAATTTTGTCGATCGCCgtcgaaaaaaaaaacccagctaATGATAATCGCGACACGGCCTGATAGCATATAGATTCTATAATGTGCGCATTAATATGCTGtaaatgaacttttcatcagcGGTGAGCTCACTGATTGGCTAAAGGAAACTTTTTACCATTCATATGCATATATTTTGATGCAGCGTACCGAGTTCACATAAGGCCGAACAAAacattgtgctgttccgataaccagACCTACCCTAGTTTTTACCTGCCCACCCTAAACTCTTAACAGCTACgtattaaaacacaaaattaaaaaaggaaggaagaaaaaaaaacccgtaaaataacgcgttcgttacttgacatttgatttttgcttgaacgatgatgtcttttatgtttttttccctttttctatgtatgatatattttacTTGAAATGTTGTaaccagtgtttgaccgcccggAGACCCtgaaaaaatgcatatttattaaaataagatttttggaaaaagaattcctgccgacctacctatcctatttttgaaaacaatgatatcggaacagcacaatttatttttgggggcctTACTGTATTTCCATCTCGACTAAGACAACAAAACAGACACAACCAAAGACGTTTCAGGacagaaatctgaaatatttttaatacaaCAAAATGGTATTTAGAGTAACAAGATCAACTGCAGTAAAAATTCGAATGActgaaacttcaaaattgtgCGCGAAATTAGACTTAAATCAGAGTCCGAGTATAGCTGTCAGATGTACGGTGAATGAAACACGGTGGTGCACGGACATCTGGCGAATAAAGACGCTTTTAAGATTTGTTTCCCATGGCCGCGATGTTCAATGTGAAATTGAAGACTCCTCCGGTGATTTGGTTTTAAACTTGCGTGCTACAACCATTGCAAAAATAGCCGCCGAAGTACTGGTCGCCGCGTTATCTGAAGAGCCGATCTATCACTCGCGTTGCTGGCTTAAGacagctgtgggtccatagctgtggtgttttcagacgggattcctgccttttacgggctggttttgacgtTTACGATTTTAGCCCCGCCACCACaaagtcgtaaaagtcaaaagcagccgtaaaaggcaggcatcccgtctgaaaacaccacagctatggacccacagctagacCAAGACATTCGTCTTTGCCATGGCCAACATGGTATTGCATTATAGCTTGTCGATGTGCTCGGTCACGGGTTGAATTTGTTAGCAACCTCACTCAATATTACTCATTTGCCGTTCACCCAGTCGCTGAAAACAACAACTTCGCGACGCGATTTTTCACAACGGTGATTTGGTTTTTTGCAACCTGACGAGAACTTTGACGTCTTCGGCGGCCGAGACCGCAGCAAATCTTGCAGATGTCGACGGCTTATAGCTTTCGCCGGTACCGTTTTCATCGTATCCACTGTTTTTTGTTCCGTCCATGCCGAGATATTAGTTTCACTTCgataataaaattctgattcAAAATGTTCGAAATAAATACAGTTTTGCCAAtcgtaataattattttcctcCACAGATGTAAATCCGctgcaatatttattgttgttcagaaGCTGCTAGCCACTAGACAATATTTACCATTAGAAAGTAGAAAAAAGAataataactaatttgcataatttagtgGAAATAATTTCTTAACCATGGTTTTAAACATAATTTAATGGCACGTGACGTGTTTTGAAAAtgctttgcagttggcaaaacatgtaACATATTTTGCTGTACGCAAGCAATCAGTAAAACATTTAATAGCGGTAATAATTAGCCCAATCAAAAGCTAAAATACTAGTTAGAAAAGTTTCACAGTTTTTAAGAAAATGCAAATGCCAACTTTATTTCGCTGCCAACAGATTGGTAATTTGTAGTAACTGGTGCTTTTGTAATAATATGATATACAGTGGTGACACGATGCATCAATGTATCgatgtattgtatgtatttgcCTTCACCGATGAGGGCGCACTCAATCAACCTGCACACGTTTTTCGCATCGACTACCACTATAACACGACGCGTCTAGGAATTACATTGTACTTATACAATGAAGATTGTGggattattttgaatttaaagagTCGCGAATTGggttaaagttatttttcaaGTACTTGAATTGTTCGTTAAGAAGGCTTAATCAACATATCCCTCATAAATGCAGTTTTTGAAATTGATGTGCCTCTGACTTGAGAGACGTGTGCATTTTTTtcagtcacggtccctccatctCAAAAAGTGACACTGTAATACAGACGGTTTATTCTCTGCCAATAGGTAAGAGGTTCAGGGGCTGCCGATGAATGGAAATCcgcaaaaacatttcaaatttacagaaAGACAAGACACAAGACATATATTTATTATGACGAACACCAAgctacaagaaaattgacaaaaaatttgattttggtttTAATCTTTTATTACTTCATTGGAATTCAACAAGCCAATCTCCATGAGCTACTAATGGACTTTACAGTAACAATCTAGCGAGTGTATAAAAAGCGTTCTCAAAACGTACTTCCATCGATAATGACACACATCAAACATCAGCCTTGTCAAATCTGTGCACagtaagcattaatattcattttactGTCACGtgaatttattcatgaaaaacaaGAATTATTTTGGAATGCGAAacaaattaagttttttttttgaatgcaGATTAATCGGGAAGTTCAGTCAAGAAATTAAGCTACTGTATGTGTTCCCTAAAATGCAGAACTTGTGTAAAAAACACCATGAACATCAAACtcctgacaggaaaaaaaagaatttgaTAACAATTAATACTGACACCAAGTAACATGTTTCTATGCGTATCGATGGCTGATTGATACGACGTACGCGTTCTGTTCTTTAAGAAACAATTAAATGAGTTTAAATCCAGAAAGTTACAATAGTACATTGTTTTGAAGAAATACAGCTCTGAAATATCTGACGATTATAATAAAATGTAACTGTTGGTTTCATTGTCAATGCTTTTAAATACATAACCGTATTCTTAAGTCACGAGTAATATTATGAAAGAAAATTGCGTTAGACTTGTGAGACATATAAACCACAAAAAGATATTGGTGAAAACCATACGTATTACCATAATTAAAAGTACAATaaaacgaaaaataaaatgcgaGATTCAAAACCTTCTTAACACGATGGATAACACCTCATCAAATCATTTACGATAGCAACGCAGCCGAGGAAAACATAAAAGGCTGGATTTAGAATACAGCCCAGAAAAATACATGCAAGTCAAAAACTACAATATTCGGAAATAACatactattttttgaaaagagtcGTTATATTTGGACAATTCTGAATACTTTGAATAGTTTTTAAACTAAtcctacaatacatcatgatcTGAAAATATCTATATCTATGATAGAGTGACCAGAAATAGTGTAAAAAAATGGCATTAGGTATACGGCTAAGTGGCAAGAAAAAAGCGagtaaacaaaaaaatcaccgaagtcttcaatatttcttgatttAACCATCATGCAGCTATGGTGTTTCGGGTACACACGTGATAACAAATCTTAGTTCTCGATTGCATCATTGAATGACAATCCTGCATGCATATAGGCTACTGTGATCAAAACAATGAACACAGCTAGCTGTGCAACACAATAGGCTTACTTGGAAAGCGTACAAGGAAAtagtaaattgaaaaaaaaaaaagcgaAAACGTCTACTATCCAATTAAATGTCTTAATATATACACTCTTGTCACGATATTTTTTAAATTGCGATAAAACTGTCAAACTCTCAGAAATACAGTCCATTACGGATACTAATTGTTATGTGTACCTCTGTTCTGAAGCCGACATAACGTCAACCTGACCAGCCTGACGGCAGAAATTGAAATAGCGCCACCTATCATGGGCTAATGAACTAGCGTAAGATTTTACATTAATGTGAGTCGGTCTGGTGTACATCTCATAAAAACAGACCCTTTTCAAAAACGGAAATAATTACAAAGGTACTGAGGTCTCTTTTCTGTTTCTGAATCAATAACATAACACCCAGCTGTGTTATGTTTGCAAATtcgaactttgatattttttctgggACTACCTTTTACTGTGGAAGCTATCTAATGAGTAAAGCGTTCGCCTTCAGTCAAAACATTAACAGCTGACAGTTGCCAGTGAAGTCATCTGTGGATTTACTCCTGGAATTTTATAAATCTGACGATGTTACAAGAAATCGGAAGGAATTATCCTGACCAGGATGAATAGCATAAAGTATGTACAATGTTCAGGTAAGATCTGATGAGTTTCTTTcttgaaatcaaaacaaatatgagAAGATTTCACAGCGAtgctttgatgaatgttacagtGTTTGAATAAAAACTCATTGCAATGCTGCTGTACATAATTCACAATTGTattctgtaaaaaaatatgaaaattgcaactgatCACTTTGATCTCCATTTAATGAATTGTTAacatcaaaatgtgaaattctAATCCAAACATGACCAGGAAAATCTGGACATTAACTCAAAAATCTGGAaagcatgttaaaatttgattgaaTGTTGAATGGAAGTCATGTCAACACAGGACATTCTgcagaaatatcaaaatatctctTTATAAAAACATGATAACTTCAACTGATGGCTTTAATATtatgatttttgaattctttacATCAAGACGTTAAATTCTAACCCAACATGGCcaggaaaatatgaacatttctcagaaaaatgaaattatttgtattttctacATGTCAAAACAGTTGCATTAAAGTAAACTTGATCACAATTTCTCTACAGTGTTCAAAATATCACtctgaaaaatttataaaatttcaactgatgtctgaaattttgtgtttttgaattcTTCACATCATGAGGTAAATTCTAACCCCAACATGGCCAGGAAATTATGAACATttctcagaaaaatgaaattatttgtattctctgtgtcaaaacaattgCATCAAAACAAACCTGATCacaatttcttcacattttacaaaaagttgactctgaaaataatacaaaatttcaaccaatgactgtaatttttacattattGGATTCCTTACATCAAGATGAGAAATTCTAACCCCAACATGACtaggaaattatgaatagtttctgagaaaaatgaaattattgacattgtTCATGGCATCAAAACAAAGCGGATCacaatttcttcacattttacagaaaattcactctgaaaaaaatacaaaatttcatccaaGGGTTTCAATTCCACTTGGAGTCATTTCCTGACATCATAACGAGAAATTCTAACCCAAACTTGGCTGAGAAAATATTGAGTTTTGATGAGAAAATCAGGAAAATTGTGTCAGTCATGGTGATGATGTGTTTGTAGGTTGTTCAGTTGTACAGTTGTATTGCTGCAATATTTGCATTGACTGTCTTCTCAGATTTCTTACTTGTAAATGACCTTGACAGTGAAATCACTGCGATCTGAATAAACTATTCTACCGTCTGTAAACACTGCAATGTAGTAAGGGTATCCATCTACAGTTACAGTTTCCTGGTATTCACCCTGtctatcaaatttcactatcttCCTACCATCtgtcacataaatattgtcTGCATTGTCAACTGTAACTCCACATGGATACACTAAGTGATCACTTCCAAattgattcaatatttcaagattactGTCCAAAACATAGATACACTTTACATCAGGACATGACACTATGagttgatatttgctattcatggTCAGAGACCAGGGCTTACTGAGTTGTCGTCTTGAAATAATGTCCCCATCTCCATTACATTTGATTACACAGTCTGCATCGTAGTCTGctatgaaaacatttctgtctttatcAACAAATACACCAGTGGGGTATTTCAGTTTACCCATTGCTATTATTTGTTTCACTTCACTCTTTGCATCACTCACTACAATGCATTGGTTGCCTCTATCCGCTGTGTAATAGTCACCATTGTCTGCCATTGCTGTGTCGTATGGTTTGAAATTGTGAGGTAAGCCATGAACTGTGACAGATGTTAGAATCTGTGCAGTGTCTGCTGTTACTGTCTTCACACTGCCATGTACATAGTCACAGACAAGTACATGTCCATTCTTGTTTATTGTCAATCCCCATGGGTTAAAGACTTCTCCTGATGATTTCTTGCCATCTCTGGACAATAAAACCCTGACAGTGTTGGACAGTGGTGTACCTTTGGGTGTAAGGTAACAATTTGCAgatgtaggtcaaaggtcaacagctGATAAAACAGTAGCACTGCCATTGaaacatgattttttgacaTGAAGGTGacaatttcttgaaaaaatctcattaattaaaaaatttaaaaggtaaaaatgttaccaatttgcataattaattaaattttaCCGATAAACAAATCGTTCAGGCTGGTAATTGTACTTTTTCACCTCTTTTTAAATGCTAGTAGTTGTTCAATTGAGTAATGACAATGATT
This window harbors:
- the LOC139128458 gene encoding tripartite motif-containing protein 2-like isoform X1, translating into MEYVENTIHDFEISTKGKQDIIEQFSKLVREKSGKKTAKASLTAKQEDLQERIQAIVDDADIPDEQKEVYHQLRQVETGTPLSNTVRVLLSRDGKKSSGEVFNPWGLTINKNGHVLVCDYVHGSVKTVTADTAQILTSVTVHGLPHNFKPYDTAMADNGDYYTADRGNQCIVVSDAKSEVKQIIAMGKLKYPTGVFVDKDRNVFIADYDADCVIKCNGDGDIISRRQLSKPWSLTMNSKYQLIVSCPDVKCIYVLDSNLEILNQFGSDHLVYPCGVTVDNADNIYVTDGRKIVKFDRQGEYQETVTVDGYPYYIAVFTDGRIVYSDRSDFTVKVIYK